In the genome of Paracoccus tegillarcae, one region contains:
- a CDS encoding helix-turn-helix domain-containing protein — translation MSHRATIWAIQQRGLKPATKIVLWFLCDRHNPDFGCFPTQARLAEDVEMSVSALNEHLARLEELRLIRRVRSHDPRTHKRQATRYILGFEEGFSQKPIPETEEGFERTESEPPDNPTPESGLGAISGFPANPSPDFPDIHLRNPETNLVREPLREPVKEEEDTQARVPISDEMFLDLLGTLGLDPAALPGWWQGWPPRQHVQRWRDELGLTEAEIIATAKASRKDHPQPPDGPKALDRGMQRAATRKVEDAGRKRRKPRPVSDPAAAPITDLPAFYADLVNSDRFLPTSMISNTMRDAMLARGLVTAERLRKRGVQ, via the coding sequence ATGAGCCATCGTGCAACCATCTGGGCCATACAGCAGCGCGGTTTGAAACCGGCGACCAAGATCGTGCTCTGGTTCCTCTGCGACCGGCACAACCCGGATTTCGGCTGCTTTCCGACGCAGGCCAGGCTGGCTGAGGATGTGGAAATGTCGGTCTCAGCACTGAACGAACATCTCGCCCGGCTCGAGGAGCTACGGTTGATCCGGCGCGTTCGCAGCCATGATCCTCGCACGCACAAGCGCCAGGCAACTCGCTACATCCTGGGGTTCGAAGAGGGTTTCTCGCAAAAGCCAATTCCGGAAACCGAAGAAGGCTTTGAGAGAACAGAAAGCGAACCACCGGATAACCCAACTCCGGAATCTGGACTTGGAGCCATCTCCGGATTTCCGGCGAACCCATCTCCGGATTTTCCCGATATCCATCTCCGGAATCCGGAGACTAACCTTGTAAGAGAACCTCTAAGGGAACCAGTAAAGGAGGAGGAGGACACGCAGGCGCGCGTGCCCATTTCCGATGAGATGTTCCTTGATCTCCTCGGCACGCTGGGCCTCGATCCCGCCGCCCTGCCCGGTTGGTGGCAAGGCTGGCCGCCCCGGCAGCATGTCCAACGCTGGCGCGACGAGCTGGGCCTGACCGAGGCGGAAATCATCGCCACGGCCAAGGCCTCCCGCAAGGACCACCCCCAGCCTCCCGATGGACCAAAAGCGCTCGACCGGGGGATGCAACGGGCAGCCACGCGCAAGGTTGAGGATGCTGGCCGGAAGCGGCGGAAGCCGAGGCCAGTTTCTGACCCTGCCGCCGCGCCAATCACCGATCTCCCTGCCTTCTACGCCGACCTCGTCAATTCCGACCGTTTCCTGCCAACCAGCATGATTTCCAACACCATGCGCGACGCCATGCTGGCCCGCGGACTTGTCACGGCCGAACGCCTCAGAAAACGGGGCGTGCAATGA